A genomic segment from Sulfitobacter mediterraneus encodes:
- a CDS encoding YbaK/EbsC family protein, which yields MSKSLKRVRAALDAANVTADIRETALARTAADAAAALGCTVDQIAKSIVLRGETSGEAVLFVTAGGQQVDLTAAAALAGEPLGKADAALIRAQTGFAIGGVSPVGHINPARAWFDRTLLEFDMIWAAAGTPHHVFGLAPKEMLRISGAQLANFKVI from the coding sequence ATGAGCAAGAGCCTGAAACGCGTTCGCGCCGCATTGGATGCGGCAAATGTCACCGCAGATATCCGTGAAACCGCACTGGCACGGACCGCAGCCGACGCCGCTGCGGCACTCGGCTGCACAGTGGATCAAATCGCCAAATCCATCGTGCTGCGCGGCGAGACCAGCGGCGAGGCTGTTCTGTTTGTGACCGCGGGCGGGCAACAGGTGGATCTGACCGCTGCTGCCGCCCTCGCCGGAGAGCCGTTGGGCAAGGCCGACGCCGCCCTGATCCGCGCGCAAACCGGCTTTGCCATCGGCGGGGTTTCCCCTGTTGGCCACATCAATCCGGCGCGGGCGTGGTTTGACCGGACTTTGCTGGAGTTTGACATGATCTGGGCCGCCGCCGGCACCCCGCATCATGTGTTCGGCTTGGCGCCAAAGGAGATGCTGCGCATTTCGGGCGCGCAACTGGCTAATTTTAAGGTGATTTAG